Proteins found in one bacterium genomic segment:
- a CDS encoding NHL repeat-containing protein has protein sequence MAGQECSILRMGVLLGLLLLLGSALPSSVSGDPPGASGDQSTGSGTSQQSDAKGSQNTKKPNGNVEKKELISPVRIAIGPDGHLLVSDYQARKVRVLHRDSLKVLRSLDVNGKPLGVAYANDRIFVGNETLGAVQIYTPGGKLKGTIGKGDERARKPTDMAIDPVGERLYVVDGIDKCVKVYDLDGTFAFSIPANPPNESTLAEPTGIAIDSERGEVLVSDFGDGSWWGPPRIQIFQWDGTRMGQISGKAGMMGSRFSRPQGLAVDGEGHILMTDSLSGEVFVFDRANGQTLTTIGEFGLDPGQLRLPLDLVVYPDDGRILVTNNGSARIEVFEQGGAAQ, from the coding sequence ATGGCTGGACAGGAATGCTCCATTCTTCGGATGGGCGTGTTGCTGGGACTTCTCCTGCTGCTGGGCAGTGCGCTCCCGTCGTCTGTCTCAGGTGATCCACCGGGCGCTTCCGGGGATCAGTCGACCGGCAGTGGGACAAGCCAGCAGTCGGATGCCAAAGGATCGCAGAATACGAAGAAGCCCAACGGCAACGTGGAGAAGAAGGAACTCATCAGCCCCGTTCGCATCGCGATCGGCCCGGACGGTCATCTCCTTGTTTCGGACTACCAGGCCAGGAAGGTCCGTGTGCTGCACCGGGATTCGCTGAAGGTCTTACGCTCGTTAGATGTGAACGGCAAGCCCCTCGGCGTGGCCTACGCCAACGATCGGATATTCGTCGGAAACGAAACCCTGGGGGCAGTTCAGATTTATACTCCCGGCGGAAAACTGAAGGGCACGATTGGCAAAGGTGATGAACGTGCCCGTAAACCGACGGACATGGCAATCGATCCCGTGGGGGAGAGGCTCTACGTCGTTGATGGGATCGATAAGTGTGTGAAGGTCTACGATCTCGACGGGACGTTTGCCTTCTCCATTCCCGCCAATCCTCCGAATGAATCCACACTGGCCGAACCGACCGGAATTGCGATCGATTCGGAGCGAGGCGAAGTTCTTGTCAGTGACTTCGGCGATGGCAGTTGGTGGGGCCCACCACGCATCCAGATCTTCCAGTGGGACGGCACTCGGATGGGACAGATTTCGGGAAAGGCAGGCATGATGGGCTCCCGATTTTCGCGACCACAGGGTTTGGCGGTGGACGGAGAGGGGCACATTCTGATGACCGACAGTCTGTCAGGCGAGGTCTTCGTCTTCGACCGGGCGAACGGTCAAACATTGACTACAATTGGTGAATTCGGTTTGGACCCAGGGCAGTTGCGACTCCCTCTCGATCTTGTAGTCTATCCCGATGACGGCCGGATTCTGGTCACGAACAATGGATCGGCGCGGATAGAAGTCTTTGAGCAGGGAGGTGCCGCGCAATGA